Within Trichoderma atroviride chromosome 2, complete sequence, the genomic segment CAGGTTGGCTCTGGAAGTTTTGGGAGGGTTTGTAGATCTAGGCTACCGGACGTAAATTTGGTCTTTAGTCGGATTAAATCACCTTCACCACCTGGAACTTCAGAATCTGCAGATTTTAGTCTCGTGCTTCGCCTATCAGACGAACCTATTGATGAATTCCGGCGCTTACGCCTGTTGCCAATGATTTCGTCGTCAGAGTCCAAAAGGAGCTCGTGATCTGTCTCACCATGGTCATCAAGCGGCATAATCGGCGCTTCCTTGGTTTTAGATTGTAAAAGATCATCCAAATGAAAACGCTGACGATTCGACGGAACTGCCGATAATGGAATCTTAACTGGTTTGTCCCTAGGTGCGAGGAGCTGATTTGATGGGCATTGAGTTATGTATCCGACACAGGCTTCTTTAGGCTTCGTTGGAAAGGGTTGCTGCGTGGCTCGTGGCTGCGGATCTACAGCAACGAATAGATATCTGCATTGAATCCATTCGATCTTGTTGACCACATAGTGAGGCGAAATGCTTACAAATTCCTTGGTTCGATTAACTACTTCGCAAATAGAAATAGCAGAACTCGGCCTGAGAACCGAATTGGGCCAGTAATTTTCCTGTGACAGAAAAATTATCAGCAATTGTTCCGAGAAGAGAGTAGAATGAGTAGAGCAAGCATAAATATGAAGAGAATAAACTTACAGCATGCAGACCAGATGGATTCCGGGGGTTTGGTATTCTACTGCTGTACCCTATGCTCACCTCGAAGCTTTTGCTCATGTACACTCCATTTCCATATGCGCGTCCACATGCAATAGTCGCGAAATCAAGCCCTGTTCGTATGATGCTATGCCAATTGCAAAGGGGACTGCCATGCCAAGTAAATATCGATGGATACCACTTTTCAGGGCTTTTAGATTGCGACACAGTAGTCAACTCTTTCATAAAAAGTCGTTCTCGTTCTGGAGTCCCCTGTAGGAATCGAAATTGCATCCAATGGCTTGGCATACCCTGCACTTTGTTGGGATTTACAGCTTCAGCTTTCTCGAGGTTATCTGACTCCTCTGATGAGTCGGCTAGATTCGGCACTGCATCGTCTTGAAGGATCAGAGACCTATTGGACGATATGATCCACTGGAGAAGGGTAAGCGCATTTTTGTCGATACGGCTCCAAGACGCAAGGCCTTTGCTGGGATTGCTTAATATATAAGCCCTCATATCCAACACAGGTGGGATTCCGCGAAGTATTAAACTTAGGGCAGCTGTTCGTTCGGACTCATCGAGATCATCAACGTCTTTGGAATACCGAAAAATCAAGACTTTTACCCATTCTTTTACAGGATTCGAGGCTTGCGTAgggttttcttcttctggtaaGGAGAGAACGTTGGCAGGGCCTGTCATGGTTGTCACGATCTCAATGGAGCAGATGTTGGCAGTAGTGTTCGTCACCTTACAAACATGTCTCTCGAGAtctgtaaaaaaaaaaaaaagaaaagttagAAGAGACTAGCTGGATACGATTCAAGGGGATGGGGGTCGGTGCCTAGGAAGGGAGCGGAGaatacaaaaaagaaagtaaaggGGGAGGGAGGCTAGCTACTTACTTCCATTGAGTATTGGCATGTTTGGGCTCGGTTCCACGCCATCAATGACTACTAAGATTGTATCTCCTACTTTGATACTGCAATGGTTGGAATAATCGGTTGGATTGAGACGGATTGATCTTTCAAGGAAGCAAGCTTCAGCAACAGAATGCTGCAATGGCTTGGCCCTCGATCCGGTGCTCACAGATTTTAAATTGAGACCAGTGGGGTATTGCCGCAAAGAAGTGGGATGTGCGAGGGCCGAAGCGAAAAAACTGATCAAGATGTCGACAACGTAAGGATTGTGGATAATTTCATGTTCAGTGCTTGCTCCGAGCCCAAGCGAAACAAATTGATAGATGCAGAGAGGGTTACTGCAGACGTAGGGTTTGAGAGCTTCAAACTCATCTTCCAATCTTTGGTGACAAACCATGCAATACTTGGTACAACGAACGAGGCGCCGCAAGGCAAATTGCATAGCAATCATGGGGAGGCTGAGTTTTTCCGCGTCGTCCAAGGCGTAATCGTGGCGTAAAGATGGCATCGAACTTTCGAATACCAAGTTGTCAGATGTGTCATCTTGAGAAAGATCTTTTAAACCGTCATGCCCTCCCTTAGTGAGCAACTTTTGACGGCGAATAGCCCCGTCCCACGATAATCCATCTTTACGTCTCATACGCAACAGCTTGAGAAAATCGGCGTTCATCAGCATGTTGATTGAATTTGACATGTAAAGAGGAGTAAATCCTCCGCCGGCAACTTCATCACCGCTCTTTTTGTTGGTCTTGTCAGCTTCTCGGTTGTCCTTGGTCCCATCAGCTGTCGTTAAAAAGGCGAGACGGGAAGTCTCAGTGGATGGTTTGGGCCTTGAACATTTCCCAAAGCGAAACTGTGGCTTCCAGTCTTCGAAAGTCGCATTACAAATCTCTGAAACAGTCGGATAACGTGACGGAAGTCGGCACAGGAGAACTAAAtattcgtcatcttcaaggccCCAAGCCTCAAGAGCATGCTCTGGGATGCCAAGCTTCACCACCcgaagagacagagaaaaGAACTCGGCATTCCGAAGCTGTCTTCTTGGAAAGACTCCTACCGAGATGCCAGCCGATTGGGCAGCCCGTAAATCTCTCTTTAATCGTCTGATAGAGATTGCAGCTTCAATAGGTCGATCTGGTAATGCGATGGAGGAAGCTGGAAGTAAGGAAGCTTCATGcaagtcgtcttcgtcgccgtcgccgtcgtcgtcgccatcgtaTTCTGACTCCGATTCTTCGTAGTCGTCTGAATCAGGCACGCTGTCCGAATCGGTGTCTCCACGCGCATCATTGGCGAGCTCTAACTTGGCAGATAGTTTCTCCGCAACAGCTTTGATGATTGTCTCAATGTTCTTGTTCGCAAGAGAGGACGATAGGCGTTCAAGTAGAGAAGAGACATTTACGGTGGAGTGATCTGATTCTGTGAATATCATGACGCTCGAACCTTTAGGATATGAGTCGACATCTGCGCACCATTAGCTTTTAGTTGTCTCCGTAGTAGAAGCCAGAGATGGTTGTGCTCACCGAGAACAAGAATCTGAACATCAAGAGATGTTGCGACGTCATTGGACGACGACCAGGTGAAGACGGCCTCGCCATCAGAATCCCCTCGTCGAATGTTTGACACGGCGGCGTTGATCGAGATTTCTTTGGATGCGGCTAGATCTTGGTTAAACTGCTTCAAGCCCATGATTGAAGGCTTGATCGAAGGATCCGGCGGCTGTCAAATGTGAGTAAGATGCATAACTCGCTACTCCTCGCTGTTCGTCCGGCGTTGGTTCGAGAAGATGACGTTGGTAAAATCTGTTCTTTAATAGAGTGATCGGAAGAGAtagaaagggaaaacaagaggaagtagaagaagaagcgctcCAGAGCCCAAAAAGAGATATGCTGGATGGTAGATGCCGCTGGTGGCAAGTGTGGAGGAGGTCGGCAGTATTGGGGAGGCGTGGAGGGCTTTTTATCGATAAATTCAGAGGACGAAGTACCTACGAAGAGAAGACAGAATTCACCAGCTCAGGCGGCTGCAAATAAGCTAGCGCACCTGTTCGTACATTCAGCACCTCGGTCTGAGCCCGGTAAATGCCAGAGGCTCGTCAGAATGACTATGCTGTCCTGGCATAGCAGGGGACTTGCCaatcaagaagagaaactCTCTCGGTAAGGCGGATTTCCTCGTCAAGTCTGGCGTGCGACTTTACATGTGTTCCGGTCGACGATATGCGCACGCACCTATATATAGTTGTGAATGAGCGCTGGCTGTCCCAGTCTATGCGACGGCCGGCAAGGAATGCTGCATGTTGGATACGCCAGGTGTGTATCCAGAAGCGCGAAGACGCAGTAAAATAGGTATGGGCAGATGTCTAGATGCGAGCCAAGAGATATTCGGCTTGGGTAGGATAATCGCCcggaaacaaaagagacGATTCAGCCTGGTGGGGgattggcgctgctgcctgCTACATGCGAAAGAAAGTCTAGTGCTGGCCGACTGGGCGTTTATATGCACAAACAAGTACGGGCACTGCCAAGCTATGCGGTCATGATTGATCGCTGGGCCTCTGATTTGGCGGCTCTTACATCTTACAAAGAAACGCTGGCCACTGAGACGTGGGTCGGCATTAGCGTGTGATTTGCACAGGCGCTTCCAATAGTATGAAGCGGAAGCTGTCAAGGCAAAGCGGTTTTTTGTCTGATTCTAGCGAGATGGTAGctgtgaagctgctgatgccgGGAGGCTCTTAGAATAGACGGGGCACCGAGCACTTGATAGCTCTCCGCTCCTTGCGTTAGGcgcgggagaagaagccgctAGCATCGTATTGATGCCTCGGTACCTCGCCATTATAAGCAGTTCTTGTGCAAGCCCAGGTACAGACTCAACGCCACGGCAATGCGCCACTTTCCACCGCCCTCGCCACAGGAAATCAAGACTCCACGCGACTCGAAACCGCCAAGCATCGGATTCACGCGTTGCGCATTCTCCCTACAGATGGGCAATGCCATCCATGCTGCTCCATATCGAAGTTTCCAACAAGGCTCCGGTCTAGGCGGGgcgtgccgctgctgccgatCTCGCTACTGTTAGCTGCGCATGGCTTGCATGGGACTTGTTGACTGTATCGTGCAAGCTACAAGCACCAGATTATGCGCAGCCAGTCTTGGGCGTGGGGCAAGCCAATCCCTCGACTTGCCCCCCGTCGACTTCCTGTGATATTAGTTCTCTCGGCTATTCTTGCGATCCTTTTGCTTGGCAACTTGTCGTCGACAGCCCCAGCTTTGCCAAGCTTCTCCGAATCTGAATCCAAGTTACAAGAACCCCCTCCTCATATCAACGATGAGCCTCCCGAGCAATTCGTCGCACCGTCTCATCAACCACCACCTCTTCATCTGCAACAAAAGATTATCAATCATAATGGCTCATCATGGCTAGAAGATGAGCGGTCTCTTTCGACCTCGTTTTCAAGCTCAATTACGCTCGATGCTGAGTGGATACTACTCCCTCCTCAAAAGACTCGACAGCCCATCTATTGTTATCATGACACGGACAAGCAGACGACGGTGGATGAGAGGGATGCTGAAAACGAGCTGCTCTTGACATGGCGCCGTGCCTGGTGGGCAAAAGGATTCCGGCCGGTTGTGCTAAGTGCTGCCGATGCTATGAGCAATTCCTTCTATGACCAAGTACAACGGATGCCATTAACCTCGAAGCTGAGAGGAGATGTCATGCGATGGCTCGCCTGGGATGCTATGGGTGGAGGCATACTATCAGAATTCACAGTGTTCCCAATCGTTTCTCAGCAAGATCAACTGCTACCGTTTTTGAGCACCGGAGTATTTCCACGCTTGACGAGATGGAAAGACCTCGACAATTCATTCATCGTTGGCCAAAAAGCTGATGTGCATTCAGCATTGCAGTCTGTTTTACAGATGGAGCACATACAAGAAACTACGAGTGCCACGACGGCTCTTTTAGACACTGCAGTAGCAGTAAATAATACAAGCACACCGCTTGCTTATTATAGCCCCAACATTATCGAAACCAAATATGCCAAGGTCATCAAAAAGGATGATAGGGCTGATACTCTCCACAATCTCAACAAACTAATCAACTACCATCTTCTAGTCATTTGGCAGAATAGCTTCCCTGAGGGTATCGAAGTCATGAAGCCCCATCCAGAGCACGCCACAGCCATGCTAGCCAGTGCTTCAAAGCTGGCCGAGTCTCTGGCGTCCTGCCCTGAAAGCCCTATGCTATCGTCTTGTCCTCCGAATTTACCCAAATGCTATCCATGCGTGGCATCCCCCATGGCCGTCACTACGCTTCCCCGCCTCCGCTTCCGCAACTCGCCTGACGTTTTTACAATCGGGGCAGTTCCGCATCCATGGTCTTTTGCATTGGTGAATAATCTCCGGGAGTCCATCAATGTCACTTGGATTCTTGAATCGCCTCGAGATACGTGGCTCAGCGCCGTTACCCAAGCTTATCTCGGCTCCGGCGTAACGTCAAGTCGCAGAGTGGTACGATTTAAAGAGCTGGTAGCTGGTGAGGCCGACTCTGCGCATTTTCTGTGGCTTCttgcagatgatgaaatACCCAGTGATCTGGACTGGCACTTTGGATTTACCATTCCCGACAAGGGCATGGATGACGGAAAGTCTCGAAGCCCAGTGCCGGCTATACGCTTGctcaaagacgaagaagaacCAGACAGGGCCAAAACAGTCGCTCATGAACAGGCTCTTCTCTATCGCGCCAAGCAAGTCGTCATGATGAGCAAGTCATTCATCAATGGGACTGAGATGCGCACTTCACTTGAAGCCTGGAATATGGCCGATACAGAGGCATGGCGGTTCACACGAGCTTTCAACGTACGCCGCTTTTTGGAACGCGAAGAATGGGAAAAGACATATCACCAAAAGTGAGGTATGAACCAGAGATTGTTGAAAAATTTGTATTATATAGTTTCTtgcctttctctctctttttttctttttcttctgcccTTCCATAGATAGATTTTAGATAACATTTCCTCCTTCAGCGAGCAAtccaatttttttctcctccaatTTTCTGAAAATGTCCTGGCAAATAAAATGAATgatgaaaataaaataagttgGTAGCCTTTTGGATGTTGAATCCTTATGAGCTACCAGACCTCCACTTCAATGATGCAATCAGTCTTGAACGTAGAGGCCATTACCATTAAACCCTGACGGTAGTATCGCCGCCCATCTCGCCGCTCATCTCCCGTGAAGTTACTCCGCGTCGCAATAATCCAAGGCCCTGAGTATCGACATTGGCATCCGTACCGTTGAGCTTCTCTGCCCGACCATTCAAGACAGCTTCTGGCAGCTGGGCGGAACGCACGCCACCATCATTCCCAGGCACTGAGCCAAGCTGGTAttgctgagaagaagcttgcTCTTCAAGAAGGTCGTGGATGTGGTCGTTGAGCCAGAGGCCTTTGAGCAGCTCAAAGGGCATATCCTTGGCGCCGGAGATGACCCTTTTGCAAGTGGGCTTGCCACAGAAGCAGTCGAATGGCTGAGCCATGTCCCATTCAGTTGAGGGgtaaaaaaactataacaAGTAGAACAATCAGGATAAACAATTCCGAATCCGTAtcatgatggtggtggagcAATGATGAATATGGCGTTACTAACTGTAAGTTCATCTCCAGGACGGAGGCCCTTGGGGCCAGCCACAATCCTCATGCTCCCCATATCAAAGTGCTGCAAGTAAACATTAACAGCCAAACTTGTTATTAGATCTCGTGACAGGTCTTGTTCACTATCCCAATGATTGGCTCAACTGACAAGAGATGGCTCGCAAGAGTGGTTAATGTAGAGCAAGTCGCTGTTGAGATTCAGGTGCTCATCCTTCCCCATCTGCACCGTAGCGTAGGTCGCCTTGTCGGCCACATCGCAAGGAGGAAACTCAAATTTGGCGAACAGGCCAAATGGCGGCACAGTCACTTTTGAAAGGCTCTTGGTCATGAAGTCGGCTCCGctgacgacgacatcttGGACGTCGGGGTGGGAGGGCTGTTTCCAGTACGGCTTGAGAGGCGCCATTGCGGGAGTATCGTAAGTTTGGGGCTAATTACACAGAAAGGAGAGTGCCAAACGGAGATAGTATGTAAGGAGAAGAGATACAACGAGAATGACTTTTGGGGTCAAGAAACAATGGCGGTGTCGGATACGGGTGGGTTTATGGCTGAGTGATTAAGCAGTCAGCTAACCTTGTATCATCTAGCAGTCTAGCCAAAAGTCAATTTCCGTCTCGCAACTTGGCGGACCACCAAAGTATTTATAAACCAGATTTCCCCTGTCTATGATGTATTTAGCCCCGAGTGATCCATCCgctctcagcttcagctcccGGGCAATCCTACGCAGCTGTCAATCTACCGCGGGCCGTAGAACTGGCTCGGTTCCTCCCTCCAACGTCTTGGTTGCCGAGGACAAAGTCAGCGGCTCCACGCGGAGGTTCCACAAGCACCATCTTCGTACAGTAGCTTCACAACGTCTCCAGCACTAGGGCAGCTAATGACAGGTAACGGCGGGGTAGCATCAGGCGAAGGAGGCTTTTTCGCGATCCATTTGTCCTTTGGAGGTGCGGGGACCTCTTACATGCTCGGCTGTCGACAAGAGCCTATCAAAAGCTAGTGTGTAACCTAAATTGGTAACGGAAAGAGATGTCTGGTGGCACAAGGGATTTGGCAATGGCGGGATTAGGACATGTAGCATTAATTGATCTCTTTAAACCAGTGCTGCACACCTCTCTCTATAGCACAAAGCagcctacctaggtactgtCTAAGCCCCCCCGGGTTCAATTCTTTTCTCCAGTGGGGTATCTAACACGCAGTTATTGGGTACTAGTAGTTGTGATTACAGCTATGGTATAAATTAGCGCATCTAATCTGTATTGGTATGGATCTTTGGCATGTGAAACTGTCCAATCCAAAATAGCAGCtatggcagccatggcagcaatTTGCACCTGAACTCACGAGATACTGTGAAATGGCTCTAGATGCATGGACGGCAATCTACAAACTTCAATACAATGGCAATTATGCTACCAATTACTCACTTCTTTACGTAAATTCCTCAACTACCCAAGAATTCTTCAGTTTCCAGCTGCTACGACTAACAAATACCATACACGCTCCAGAGTTCGCTCCCTGAGCTATATAGCAAAGCCGCGAATTTGAAGAGCAATTTCGCGACCActacaattttttttccacatATTTCTCAAAGTCAAAAAGCTTGATGCTACATCCTTAAAAtagaagcagagaagaaattTGAATGCTTCATTGATTTGAGACGGCTGATAGCCATTTCGGTAAAGTGTGACAGCCGGCGCACACTTGACAATAGCAAGGGCTTTTTACCTAAATTGCTATTGAATGCAGGTATTTTTTcactttatttttctttgctttctcaCTCGATCAAATTTTTCGCCCACTCCATTGACCTCTTTGCCTAAAATCTTTTTCGTGTCTGCACATCTTGCAGCAAAATCGCCtcaaagttttttttttttttttttttttgtggaTGCCTTGGTAGCCGTCAAGTAGGCTTGAACGATCTTTAGTATCATCAACGAGTAATGAGAATGTGTATGACTCGAGCGTATCTGGTTCTCTTGTTCTCGTTTGTTAACAGTACGGTCATAGGTGATAGAATTAGTGAGAGCAACACTCTGTGGTTACAAATGCGACTGGTTGGCTCTGGGGCATCTAGATATTGAGTACATGTGCTTTAGGCTTGACAGATTCAAGCATTCTTCCAGAAGACTTTTATCACCAATAGATCGCAAGGTGTGTTTATGGCATAGTCTACCTGGCTTGACCGGTGGAATGAGGAATTGATGTTGAATCTCAAGCTTTTAGAGCGGTGACTGGGAGCTTGATCTAGtttcttggctttttttttttttttgtcgcAGAATGGCATATGAAGCATATTATTGGACTTGACAATATACTTTAGCTTCCATCTCAATCATGACTACAGTCATATAGTGTCTCGCTAGGTAATTTCTCATCTGCTACAAACACAAAGTCTGACATGTCTTTTCTGGAATAGCTAGGCCTGCCTTAGAATTAATTGGGGGGGACCTTTCCTACTAACGAATATCCTAAAATGATGGCAGCTATCGTGGGTTAATATATGGAGAATGTCGGCGTATAAATATGAACACTGACTGAGCGGCTACTATATTTGCGACCATGCACTGTTTTCTCGACTTGACGAGTATCTTGCATATGGACATTGCTTTAGGAACAATAGCTCCTCTACTAAGTTTCGGCAAGGCAGTAATGGGAAAGCTAGGCCACATAAGAGTGGCCGAGTGCTTGTGCTTTGAAAATCACCTCACTGGCAGCTTTCCTCTACGCGATCAAGGGAGTCATTGATAATGAATGGCATTTCGCCTAATTTGCTCATGCAGCTTCAATATTACCTCTACTTTGTATTCAAAAGCTAATGTCTTTATTTAGACTTGATCAAAGTGAGAAGATCGTGATAAATCAGCCCATCACGCGAGTCAATTTAAACTTGCTCATCTGAAGCTATTCATCGACTGTTTCATGTTGGCAAATTATAATCAGCTCACTCCTGCAGAGCCCTTACAGCAATTGGCCCATCAATGTACTCATTGGCTATTTGGGTCGTCAGCTACCGTTCAGAAAGCGTCGCTCGGTACTTCAAAGCCCACCCATTATACATACAAATATGTGGTCCACCAGGACCAGAATATCACGAACATGGAGGCAGCACAACTCAA encodes:
- a CDS encoding uncharacterized protein (EggNog:ENOG41), producing the protein MRSQSWAWGKPIPRLAPRRLPVILVLSAILAILLLGNLSSTAPALPSFSESESKLQEPPPHINDEPPEQFVAPSHQPPPLHLQQKIINHNGSSWLEDERSLSTSFSSSITLDAEWILLPPQKTRQPIYCYHDTDKQTTVDERDAENELLLTWRRAWWAKGFRPVVLSAADAMSNSFYDQVQRMPLTSKLRGDVMRWLAWDAMGGGILSEFTVFPIVSQQDQLLPFLSTGVFPRLTRWKDLDNSFIVGQKADVHSALQSVLQMEHIQETTSATTALLDTAVAVNNTSTPLAYYSPNIIETKYAKVIKKDDRADTLHNLNKLINYHLLVIWQNSFPEGIEVMKPHPEHATAMLASASKLAESLASCPESPMLSSCPPNLPKCYPCVASPMAVTTLPRLRFRNSPDVFTIGAVPHPWSFALVNNLRESINVTWILESPRDTWLSAVTQAYLGSGVTSSRRVVRFKELVAGEADSAHFLWLLADDEIPSDLDWHFGFTIPDKGMDDGKSRSPVPAIRLLKDEEEPDRAKTVAHEQALLYRAKQVVMMSKSFINGTEMRTSLEAWNMADTEAWRFTRAFNVRRFLEREEWEKTYHQK
- a CDS encoding uncharacterized protein (EggNog:ENOG41), producing MAPLKPYWKQPSHPDVQDVVVSGADFMTKSLSKVTVPPFGLFAKFEFPPCDVADKATYATVQMGKDEHLNLNSDLLYINHSCEPSLHFDMGSMRIVAGPKGLRPGDELTFFYPSTEWDMAQPFDCFCGKPTCKRVISGAKDMPFELLKGLWLNDHIHDLLEEQASSQQYQLGSVPGNDGGVRSAQLPEAVLNGRAEKLNGTDANVDTQGLGLLRRGVTSREMSGEMGGDTTVRV